A single region of the Salarchaeum japonicum genome encodes:
- a CDS encoding ABC transporter substrate-binding protein: MSGSDERQREAMPRDTNHSSASRRAFLGAAGAAATTGLAGCTGMLGGGGDSTTTLRVTAWSGNYGERFRQAIKPIFESRFDAELEVNTGWNSLLSKIQAAPADDPPFDVTVTCEPIYYNGRNAGLFEELRYEENIPNIDNVMQHYKDVRPISHGAPADGAPLTILYRDSLDEPVETWSDFTSETVTNSAGVGVDGGFWIYPLLGAGVGTDAAPAANELYQEQHHETLIDTLEEWPITGWANSGTDIWRQFQGGTIDAAQWYFGQVYYDMENHEDVSFSMPDANAGYMDNWAVVRGTDKRTLGEEFINMLLDPEVQSKWSEDHPLFFTTEGMSYAGDLGEYLPSTAEEAQNMALPRWGELADYSDKFSNTVKEMKTN, from the coding sequence ATGTCTGGCAGTGACGAGAGACAGCGAGAAGCGATGCCTCGGGACACGAACCACAGCTCTGCGAGTCGCCGGGCGTTCCTCGGCGCGGCCGGCGCGGCCGCGACGACCGGCCTCGCCGGTTGCACGGGAATGCTCGGTGGCGGCGGCGACAGCACCACCACGCTCCGCGTGACGGCGTGGAGCGGGAACTACGGCGAGCGCTTCCGGCAGGCCATCAAGCCCATCTTCGAGTCGCGGTTCGACGCGGAACTCGAAGTGAACACGGGCTGGAACAGCCTCCTCTCGAAGATTCAGGCCGCGCCCGCGGACGACCCGCCGTTCGACGTGACGGTCACCTGCGAACCCATCTACTACAACGGCCGGAACGCCGGCCTGTTCGAGGAGCTCCGCTACGAGGAGAACATCCCGAACATCGACAACGTCATGCAGCACTACAAGGACGTGCGCCCCATCTCGCACGGCGCGCCCGCTGACGGCGCGCCGCTCACCATCCTCTACCGGGACAGCCTCGACGAGCCGGTGGAGACGTGGAGCGACTTCACGAGCGAGACGGTGACGAACTCCGCGGGCGTCGGCGTGGACGGCGGCTTCTGGATTTATCCCCTGCTCGGCGCGGGCGTCGGGACGGACGCCGCGCCCGCCGCGAACGAACTCTACCAGGAGCAGCACCACGAAACCCTCATCGACACTCTGGAGGAGTGGCCCATCACGGGCTGGGCGAACTCCGGGACGGACATCTGGCGGCAGTTCCAGGGCGGCACCATCGACGCCGCGCAGTGGTACTTCGGCCAGGTCTACTACGACATGGAGAACCACGAGGACGTGTCGTTCTCGATGCCGGACGCGAACGCCGGCTACATGGACAACTGGGCGGTCGTGCGCGGCACGGACAAGCGCACGCTCGGCGAGGAGTTCATCAACATGCTCCTCGACCCCGAAGTGCAGAGCAAGTGGTCGGAAGACCACCCGCTGTTCTTCACGACCGAGGGCATGTCGTACGCGGGCGACCTCGGCGAGTACCTCCCCAGCACCGCGGAGGAAGCGCAGAACATGGCGCTCCCGCGCTGGGGCGAACTCGCCGACTACTCGGACAAGTTCTCGAACACGGTCAAGGAGATGAAGACGAACTAA
- a CDS encoding ABC transporter ATP-binding protein yields the protein MASVTLSDLRKEYGDLTAVDGLSLDVDDGELLCLLGPSGCGKSTTLRMLGGLETPTDGDVHIGGEPVTDQPPYERNTSMVFQSWALFPHKSVLENVAFGLKMDGVGSEEREERAREMLDVVEMESFADHDPTDLSGGQKQRVALARSLAIEPDVLLLDEPLSNLDKRLREQMQLELRNIHDAVETTFVHVTHDQNEAFTLADSIAIMNDGEIEQVGAPREVYDDPVSLFIEEFLGDTNLVDATVASVTDDGVVADTAFDADIDVRTGDAAVSEGDALTISFRPEELDVSPASAADGGAAVASEPATALTGDITDVLYRGSSVRFYVDIAGESLFFEQSVGADTGFEVGDTVEVSWNPSDLLAFAGDGERVGRGGE from the coding sequence ATGGCGTCCGTTACCCTCTCCGACCTCCGCAAGGAGTACGGCGACCTCACGGCCGTGGACGGCCTCAGCCTCGACGTGGACGACGGCGAACTCCTCTGCCTGCTCGGCCCGTCGGGCTGCGGGAAGTCCACGACGCTCCGGATGCTCGGCGGCCTCGAAACGCCGACAGACGGCGACGTGCACATCGGCGGCGAGCCGGTGACCGACCAGCCGCCCTACGAGCGGAACACGTCGATGGTGTTCCAGTCGTGGGCGCTGTTCCCGCACAAGAGCGTCCTCGAAAACGTCGCGTTCGGCCTGAAGATGGACGGCGTCGGGAGCGAGGAGCGCGAGGAGCGCGCCCGCGAGATGCTGGACGTCGTGGAGATGGAGTCGTTCGCCGACCACGACCCGACCGACCTCTCCGGCGGCCAGAAACAGCGCGTCGCGCTCGCGCGCTCGCTCGCCATCGAACCCGACGTGCTCCTGCTCGACGAACCGCTCTCGAACCTCGACAAGCGGCTGCGCGAGCAGATGCAGCTCGAACTCCGGAACATCCACGACGCGGTGGAGACGACGTTCGTCCACGTCACGCACGACCAGAACGAGGCGTTCACGCTCGCGGACAGCATCGCCATCATGAACGACGGCGAAATCGAGCAGGTCGGCGCGCCCCGCGAGGTGTACGACGACCCCGTGAGCCTGTTCATCGAGGAGTTCCTCGGGGACACGAACCTCGTGGACGCGACGGTCGCGTCCGTCACGGACGACGGCGTGGTCGCTGACACCGCGTTCGACGCCGACATTGACGTTCGGACGGGCGACGCCGCCGTCTCCGAGGGCGACGCGCTCACCATCTCCTTCCGCCCGGAGGAACTGGACGTGTCGCCCGCGAGCGCCGCGGACGGCGGCGCGGCCGTGGCGTCCGAACCCGCGACCGCGCTCACCGGCGACATCACGGACGTGCTCTACCGCGGCTCCTCGGTGCGGTTCTACGTGGACATCGCGGGCGAGAGCCTGTTCTTCGAGCAGAGCGTCGGCGCGGACACCGGCTTCGAGGTCGGGGACACGGTCGAGGTGTCGTGGAACCCGAGCGACCTCCTCGCGTTCGCGGGCGACGGCGAGCGCGTCGGCCGAGGTGGTGAGTAG
- a CDS encoding ABC transporter permease produces the protein MFAWLGRRIKSQNTGSVMLIAPLAAFELVFFVVPFLILVRMSLNESAQAGPYQSGFTLDAYRSVLDSTLYHDLVFFSFKLGVIATVVAVLLALFYAYAAYRATGVRKSLLLFSIILPLLTTLVVKTYAWRPLLAPNGVLNDLLMAVGLTSSPIQFAPGMFGTVVGQVYIVFPYAVLAIYSVLSTMDWDTVEAARDLGASRPRSFLEVVVPEALPGIAVATVVSFAWSVGAYAAPSQLGSGEQTTFAMEIESLMLTAFDWPTGAAFSLLMLASMLVVSLAVMRLLTGSVGGVQDV, from the coding sequence ATGTTCGCGTGGCTCGGCCGCCGCATCAAGAGTCAGAACACGGGGAGCGTCATGCTCATCGCGCCGCTCGCCGCGTTCGAACTCGTGTTCTTCGTCGTTCCCTTCCTCATCCTCGTGCGGATGAGCCTGAACGAGAGCGCGCAGGCCGGCCCCTACCAGTCGGGATTCACGCTCGACGCCTACCGGTCGGTGCTCGACTCCACGCTCTACCACGACCTCGTGTTCTTCTCGTTCAAACTCGGCGTCATCGCGACCGTCGTCGCCGTCCTGCTCGCGCTGTTCTACGCGTACGCCGCCTACCGCGCGACGGGCGTCCGGAAGTCCCTCCTGTTGTTCTCCATCATCCTCCCGCTCCTCACGACGCTCGTCGTGAAGACGTACGCGTGGCGGCCGCTCCTCGCGCCGAACGGCGTCCTGAACGACCTCCTGATGGCTGTCGGACTGACGAGTTCGCCGATACAGTTCGCGCCCGGGATGTTCGGCACCGTCGTCGGCCAGGTGTACATCGTCTTCCCGTACGCCGTGCTCGCCATCTACAGCGTGCTCTCCACGATGGACTGGGACACCGTCGAGGCGGCGCGCGACCTCGGGGCGTCCCGGCCGCGGTCGTTCCTCGAAGTCGTCGTCCCCGAAGCGCTCCCCGGAATCGCCGTCGCGACCGTCGTGTCGTTCGCGTGGAGCGTCGGCGCGTACGCCGCGCCCAGCCAGCTCGGCTCCGGCGAGCAGACGACGTTCGCGATGGAGATAGAGAGCCTGATGCTCACGGCGTTCGACTGGCCGACCGGCGCGGCGTTCAGCCTCCTGATGCTCGCCAGCATGCTCGTCGTCTCGCTCGCCGTGATGCGCCTCCTCACCGGCTCCGTCGGAGGTGTGCAGGATGTCTAG
- a CDS encoding ABC transporter permease, with amino-acid sequence MSRVSRERVEDALFRAGYWLLFAVIMLPILVVFVTSFQQGEYLTFPPSEYSLRWYGEFFASEEWLSAVVDSAAIGIGASVLATVLGVTGSLAVQRSDSALSRVLPPVILLPLLLPPVVIGLTLLIYVNRIGFTSAYLNIVVAHTLWATPLVFFVMQSVFARFDWSLRDAGMDLGARPSRVFYHVVLPNVRSGVVISAVIAFIVSLQEFIMALFLKSYYVKTVPVLAWTSLESSLTPMVSVVSAFLVLTSIVGVLVAAAVMNMEWLAEQL; translated from the coding sequence ATGTCTAGAGTGAGCCGGGAGCGCGTCGAGGACGCGCTGTTCCGCGCGGGCTACTGGCTGCTGTTCGCGGTCATCATGCTCCCCATCCTCGTCGTGTTCGTCACGTCCTTCCAGCAGGGCGAGTACCTCACGTTCCCGCCGAGCGAGTACAGCCTCCGCTGGTACGGCGAGTTCTTCGCGAGCGAGGAGTGGCTGAGCGCCGTCGTGGACAGCGCCGCCATCGGCATCGGCGCGTCCGTGCTCGCGACCGTGCTCGGCGTCACCGGGTCGCTCGCCGTCCAGCGCTCCGACTCCGCGCTCTCCCGCGTCCTCCCGCCCGTCATCCTCCTGCCGCTCCTCCTGCCGCCGGTGGTCATCGGGCTGACGCTCCTCATCTACGTCAACCGCATCGGGTTCACGAGCGCCTACCTCAACATCGTCGTCGCGCACACGCTGTGGGCGACGCCGCTCGTGTTCTTCGTGATGCAGTCCGTGTTCGCGCGCTTCGACTGGAGCCTCCGCGACGCCGGCATGGATCTGGGCGCGCGCCCGTCCCGGGTGTTCTACCACGTCGTCCTGCCGAACGTCCGGAGCGGCGTCGTCATCTCCGCCGTCATCGCGTTCATCGTCAGCCTCCAGGAGTTCATCATGGCGCTGTTCCTGAAGAGCTACTACGTGAAGACGGTGCCCGTGCTCGCGTGGACGTCGCTCGAATCCTCGCTCACGCCGATGGTGAGCGTCGTCTCCGCCTTCCTCGTGCTCACGTCCATCGTCGGCGTGCTCGTCGCCGCCGCGGTGATGAACATGGAGTGGCTCGCGGAACAGCTCTAG
- a CDS encoding helix-turn-helix domain-containing protein, translating to MSLIAEFRLTGPDLVLHHARNAVPEIDVNVQHEVATDPQRPLIFFWATPGNDADAGALDDFDDALAGDDSVTNAVLLDDLDDRRLYRVQISADHDTVLYPTYVELGAALVGLYSAPSGWRVEMRFPDRDALADFREVCGNGGVTFSLRRLYEGVDSDDDPEGLTDAQREALSVALSLGYFGVPRDATLADVADELGVSTQAASERVRRAIAALAESAV from the coding sequence ATGAGCCTCATCGCCGAGTTCCGCCTCACCGGTCCAGACCTCGTCCTCCACCACGCCCGCAACGCCGTCCCCGAAATCGACGTGAACGTCCAGCACGAGGTCGCGACCGACCCCCAGCGCCCGCTCATCTTCTTCTGGGCGACCCCCGGGAACGACGCCGACGCCGGCGCGCTCGACGACTTCGACGACGCGCTCGCCGGCGACGACTCCGTGACGAACGCCGTCCTCCTCGACGACCTGGACGACCGCCGGCTCTACCGCGTCCAAATCAGCGCCGACCACGACACCGTGCTCTACCCGACGTACGTCGAACTCGGCGCGGCGCTCGTCGGCCTCTACAGCGCGCCCTCGGGCTGGCGGGTGGAGATGCGGTTCCCCGACCGGGACGCGCTCGCGGACTTCCGCGAGGTCTGCGGGAACGGCGGCGTCACGTTCTCCCTCCGACGGCTCTACGAGGGCGTGGACTCCGACGACGACCCCGAGGGTCTCACGGACGCCCAGCGCGAGGCCCTGTCCGTCGCGCTCTCGCTCGGCTACTTCGGCGTGCCGCGGGACGCGACGCTCGCGGACGTGGCTGACGAACTCGGCGTCTCGACGCAGGCGGCGTCAGAACGAGTGCGGCGCGCGATAGCGGCGCTCGCGGAGAGCGCGGTCTAG
- a CDS encoding MBL fold metallo-hydrolase, translating to MESDWGDWLPTAVAAADPDTVAVWYLGCNGFVLKGREGTTVYVDPYVGTGDPPRTVRMIPVPFDPADVAHADAVLATHEHTDHVHGETQGPILSNSEATFYGPQASVAVTQEENWQAAYDLGTDQFQTVAEGESFDLGEFTVHVEYAHDPDATDPVSYVFEHETGTFFHGGDTKPDDGLARVGDEYDIDLGALAFGSPGTIPDKETREPKYTKWYSDEAEVVEAARLLDLDRLLPTHWDMWKGLTANPEALRPHARSFDAPNRLELVEIGDRIEL from the coding sequence ATGGAGAGCGACTGGGGCGACTGGCTGCCGACGGCGGTCGCGGCCGCCGACCCGGACACCGTCGCCGTCTGGTATCTCGGCTGTAACGGCTTCGTGCTCAAGGGACGCGAGGGAACCACCGTCTACGTAGACCCCTACGTCGGGACGGGCGACCCGCCGCGGACGGTGCGGATGATTCCCGTTCCGTTCGACCCCGCGGACGTGGCGCACGCGGACGCGGTGCTGGCGACCCACGAGCACACCGACCACGTGCACGGGGAGACTCAGGGGCCGATTCTGTCGAACAGCGAGGCGACGTTCTACGGGCCGCAGGCGAGCGTCGCGGTCACGCAGGAGGAGAACTGGCAGGCCGCCTACGACCTCGGAACCGACCAGTTCCAGACCGTCGCGGAGGGCGAGTCGTTCGACCTCGGGGAGTTCACGGTGCACGTCGAGTACGCGCACGACCCCGACGCCACCGACCCCGTCTCGTACGTGTTCGAACACGAGACGGGGACGTTCTTCCACGGCGGCGACACCAAGCCCGACGACGGTCTCGCGCGCGTCGGCGACGAGTACGACATCGACCTGGGTGCGCTCGCGTTCGGGTCGCCCGGCACGATTCCGGACAAGGAGACGCGGGAACCCAAGTACACGAAGTGGTACAGCGACGAGGCCGAGGTCGTGGAGGCCGCACGCCTGCTCGACCTCGACCGACTGCTGCCGACGCACTGGGACATGTGGAAGGGCCTCACCGCGAACCCCGAGGCGTTGCGGCCGCACGCCCGGAGTTTCGACGCGCCGAACCGGCTCGAACTGGTCGAAATCGGCGACCGGATAGAGCTGTGA
- a CDS encoding GNAT family N-acetyltransferase, whose translation MRVVEATSEAARADAFSVRREVFVEEQGVPEDLEWDDHDEAANTQHFVAYDDTETPVGAARLRPKDDDTGKVERVATLKERREEGIGRALMDELEDAAREEYDRLVLHAQTHAESFYLHLGYETTSDVFDEAGIPHVEMAKRLNRNQ comes from the coding sequence GTGAGAGTCGTCGAAGCCACCTCGGAGGCGGCGCGCGCGGACGCGTTCAGCGTTCGCCGCGAGGTGTTCGTTGAGGAACAGGGCGTCCCCGAAGACCTGGAGTGGGACGACCACGACGAGGCCGCGAACACCCAGCACTTCGTCGCGTACGACGACACGGAGACGCCCGTCGGGGCGGCGCGCCTCCGCCCGAAGGACGACGACACGGGGAAGGTAGAGCGCGTCGCGACGCTGAAGGAACGCCGCGAGGAGGGTATCGGGCGCGCGCTCATGGACGAACTGGAGGACGCGGCGCGCGAGGAGTACGACCGCCTCGTCCTGCACGCGCAGACGCACGCGGAGTCGTTCTACCTCCACCTGGGGTACGAGACGACGAGCGACGTGTTCGACGAGGCGGGCATCCCGCACGTCGAGATGGCGAAGCGCCTGAACCGCAATCAGTAA
- a CDS encoding acyl-CoA thioesterase, whose translation MFEYTRTVDVRYQDFDTVGVANNATFATLVEEGRRYYLEDHVGISLDDSRVVLAHLEFDFERPVTEPSSVDVSVRTEDVGSSSFTLAYEVTQNGERIATAESTQVTIDDAGRPRDLPASWRAALD comes from the coding sequence ATGTTCGAGTACACGCGCACCGTGGACGTGCGCTACCAGGACTTCGACACCGTGGGCGTCGCGAACAACGCGACGTTCGCCACGCTCGTCGAGGAGGGCCGCCGCTACTACCTCGAAGACCACGTGGGAATCAGTCTGGACGACTCGCGGGTGGTGCTCGCGCACCTGGAGTTCGACTTCGAGCGCCCCGTCACGGAACCGTCGAGCGTGGACGTGTCCGTCCGCACGGAGGACGTGGGATCGTCGAGTTTCACGCTCGCGTACGAGGTCACGCAGAACGGGGAGCGAATCGCGACCGCGGAATCGACCCAGGTCACGATAGACGACGCGGGGCGGCCGCGCGACCTCCCCGCGTCGTGGCGGGCGGCGCTCGACTAG
- a CDS encoding GNAT family N-acetyltransferase — translation MTTLRYATSADASAVAALRTAAARAFGPAHYTGDELDHWTRERDPDAQSFDDGVHVVAERDGAVVGWGWVRPERCELSGVAVHPEHAREGVGTRLLERLESEAADAGCTALSLWAALPSVGFYDANGYERVRRVTLDSGSAGLPHVVMRKHGVPLGSVDAGAGRAARAECVEE, via the coding sequence ATGACGACACTCCGGTACGCGACATCGGCCGACGCGTCCGCGGTCGCCGCCCTCCGCACGGCGGCGGCGCGGGCGTTCGGCCCCGCACACTACACGGGCGACGAACTCGACCACTGGACGCGCGAACGCGACCCCGACGCGCAGTCGTTCGACGACGGCGTGCACGTCGTCGCGGAGCGGGACGGCGCGGTGGTCGGCTGGGGGTGGGTGCGGCCCGAGCGCTGTGAGTTGAGCGGCGTCGCCGTCCACCCCGAGCACGCGCGGGAGGGCGTCGGGACGCGCCTGTTGGAACGACTGGAGAGCGAGGCGGCGGACGCGGGCTGTACGGCGCTCTCCCTGTGGGCGGCGCTCCCGAGCGTCGGGTTCTACGACGCGAACGGCTACGAGCGCGTGCGCCGCGTCACGCTCGATTCGGGGTCGGCAGGGCTCCCGCACGTGGTGATGCGCAAGCACGGCGTTCCCCTCGGGAGCGTGGACGCCGGCGCGGGCCGGGCGGCCCGCGCGGAGTGCGTCGAGGAGTAG
- a CDS encoding MFS transporter, whose protein sequence is MGVFDTDRRIIVLALARMADAIGNSFLIVVLPLYIEHLVGGGESGVFVELFGLSATLSLGLATGIVLSLFGFLNSFAQPFTGRWSDRVGKRKRFIIAGLAILTVTNLAYVLAGSYFSLFGIRALQGLGVAFTVPATIALVNELSSDASRGESMGVFNTFRLLGFGMGPIAAGTFVHLYGYNAAFAFAAGAAFVATLLVYLLVEDAEDTEASAGEDLSIEVLNSANRGVLDPVFTLGLASLFMAIGIALLAAIETKVNARLDQGSFLFGVEFAAFVLAQVLVQVPVGRLSDRYGRRPFILLGLAILAPATLAQGFVTTPAQMITARFVQGVAGAMVFAPGFALAGDLARHGDSGTKLSVLTMSFGLGTAIGPLAAGVLYSIDYAAPFVFGGVLALVGLVLVYTQVAETVDPDAEPAGAAPQD, encoded by the coding sequence ATGGGCGTGTTCGACACCGACCGCCGCATCATCGTCCTCGCGCTCGCGCGGATGGCCGATGCCATCGGGAACTCCTTCCTCATCGTCGTCCTCCCGCTCTACATCGAACACCTCGTCGGGGGCGGCGAGTCCGGCGTGTTCGTCGAACTGTTCGGGCTGTCCGCGACGCTCTCGCTCGGCCTGGCGACCGGTATCGTGCTCTCGCTGTTCGGGTTCCTCAACAGTTTCGCCCAGCCCTTTACGGGCCGGTGGAGCGACCGCGTCGGGAAGCGCAAGCGCTTCATCATCGCCGGTCTCGCCATCCTCACGGTCACGAACCTCGCGTACGTCCTCGCGGGCAGTTACTTCAGCCTGTTCGGCATCCGCGCCCTGCAGGGCCTCGGCGTCGCGTTCACCGTCCCGGCGACCATCGCGCTCGTGAACGAACTCTCGTCGGACGCGAGCAGGGGAGAGAGCATGGGCGTGTTCAACACGTTCCGCCTGCTCGGGTTCGGGATGGGACCCATCGCGGCCGGGACGTTCGTCCACCTCTACGGCTACAACGCCGCGTTCGCGTTCGCCGCGGGCGCGGCGTTCGTCGCCACCCTCCTCGTGTACCTGCTCGTGGAGGACGCGGAGGACACGGAGGCGAGCGCGGGCGAAGACCTCTCCATCGAGGTCCTGAACTCCGCGAACCGCGGCGTGCTCGACCCCGTGTTCACGCTCGGCCTCGCCTCGCTGTTCATGGCCATCGGCATCGCGCTCCTCGCCGCCATCGAGACGAAGGTGAACGCCCGCCTCGACCAGGGGAGCTTCCTGTTCGGCGTGGAGTTCGCGGCGTTCGTGCTCGCGCAAGTGCTCGTGCAGGTGCCCGTCGGACGGCTGAGCGACCGGTACGGCCGCCGCCCCTTCATCCTGCTCGGCCTCGCCATCCTCGCGCCCGCGACGCTCGCCCAGGGGTTCGTCACGACGCCCGCCCAGATGATTACCGCGCGGTTCGTGCAGGGCGTCGCCGGCGCGATGGTGTTCGCGCCCGGGTTCGCGCTCGCCGGCGACCTCGCCCGCCACGGCGACTCCGGGACGAAACTGAGCGTGCTCACGATGAGCTTCGGCCTCGGCACCGCAATCGGCCCGCTCGCGGCGGGCGTGCTCTACAGCATCGACTACGCCGCGCCGTTCGTGTTCGGCGGCGTGCTCGCGCTCGTCGGACTCGTGCTGGTGTACACGCAGGTGGCGGAGACGGTTGACCCCGACGCGGAACCCGCAGGGGCCGCGCCGCAGGATTAG
- a CDS encoding ABC transporter ATP-binding protein, producing the protein MPSPAIEATGLTKRYGDETAVDGLDLSIPQGTVYGFLGPNGAGKTTTMRMLTTLTKPTHGTASVAGAPIDDRDALVERIGYLPEEPPLFDELTGREQLEYIAGLRDLPPADATERIDSLLDRFGLADDADKRISAYSKGMKQKAGIVQALLHDPEVVFLDEPTSGLDPRAARTVRDTIADLAEDETTVFLSSHILSVVDELADTVGVLFKGDLVAEGGTEALKKRAETGEQQSLEDVFLEVTTEVDGT; encoded by the coding sequence ATGCCATCCCCCGCTATCGAAGCGACCGGCCTCACCAAGCGGTACGGCGACGAAACCGCCGTCGACGGCCTCGACCTCTCCATCCCCCAGGGCACCGTGTACGGCTTCCTCGGCCCGAACGGAGCCGGGAAGACGACGACGATGCGGATGCTGACGACGCTCACGAAACCGACGCACGGCACCGCGTCCGTCGCCGGCGCACCCATCGACGACCGGGACGCGCTCGTGGAGCGAATCGGCTACCTCCCCGAGGAACCGCCGCTGTTCGACGAACTCACCGGCCGCGAGCAACTGGAGTACATCGCGGGCCTCCGCGACCTCCCGCCCGCCGACGCCACCGAACGCATCGACAGCCTCCTCGACCGCTTCGGCCTCGCGGACGACGCCGACAAGCGCATTAGCGCGTACTCGAAGGGAATGAAGCAGAAGGCCGGCATCGTGCAGGCGCTCCTCCACGACCCCGAGGTCGTCTTCCTCGATGAACCCACGTCCGGTCTCGACCCGCGGGCCGCCCGCACCGTCCGCGACACCATCGCAGACCTCGCCGAGGACGAGACCACGGTGTTCCTCTCCAGTCACATCCTCTCCGTCGTGGACGAACTCGCGGACACCGTCGGCGTCCTGTTCAAGGGCGACCTGGTCGCGGAGGGCGGGACGGAAGCCCTCAAGAAGCGCGCCGAGACGGGCGAACAGCAGAGCCTCGAAGACGTCTTCCTCGAAGTCACCACGGAGGTGGACGGCACGTGA
- a CDS encoding TrmB family transcriptional regulator — MNESDAVDALTRLGLSTYEARVFVALQRLGTGTASDIAEVADVPRSQVYGAAEDLEHAGLLEVQQTTPRRYRPVSLDAARDHLRERFEADRDRAFDYIESVQSELADTDESREAVWTVTGTDAVADRIVEAVTDADDRVLFGTARMAFFPDVVQDVIAAAADRGVAVQVVSESEDVIAAAADRGVATSHITEPVHPEPPTSRIALVDGNAIVLGVYDGSTETAMWSANSRFASVLTESLETWFANELDI, encoded by the coding sequence ATGAACGAATCGGACGCGGTCGACGCCCTCACCCGGCTCGGCCTCTCGACGTACGAAGCCCGCGTGTTCGTGGCGCTCCAGCGCCTCGGCACCGGCACGGCGAGCGACATCGCCGAGGTCGCGGACGTCCCGCGTTCGCAGGTGTACGGCGCGGCCGAAGACCTCGAACACGCCGGCCTGCTCGAAGTCCAGCAGACCACGCCGCGGCGGTACCGGCCGGTGTCGCTGGACGCGGCGCGCGACCACCTCCGGGAGCGCTTCGAGGCCGACCGCGACCGCGCGTTCGACTACATCGAGTCCGTTCAGAGCGAGCTCGCGGACACCGACGAGAGCCGGGAGGCCGTCTGGACCGTCACGGGGACGGACGCCGTCGCAGACCGCATCGTCGAAGCCGTCACGGACGCCGACGACCGCGTGCTGTTCGGCACGGCGCGCATGGCGTTCTTCCCCGACGTCGTCCAGGACGTCATCGCCGCCGCGGCCGATCGCGGCGTCGCCGTGCAGGTCGTGAGCGAGTCCGAGGACGTCATCGCCGCCGCGGCCGACCGCGGTGTCGCGACCAGTCACATCACGGAACCCGTGCATCCGGAACCGCCGACGAGCCGTATCGCGCTCGTGGACGGGAACGCCATCGTGCTCGGCGTGTACGACGGCTCGACGGAGACCGCGATGTGGAGCGCGAACTCGCGGTTCGCGTCCGTGCTCACGGAGTCCCTGGAGACCTGGTTCGCGAACGAACTCGACATCTAA